TCGTTGTGGCTATGACAAGCATGTGATCGAGCTCATACATTCAAgctatacatatacatatatatacctATGTACACaaagtataaataaaaccacaaaatgAGAACTCAAAGATTATAGTTTTATACATATTCAACACCAAAAAAACGttgaaaaaagggaaacaatCAACCTGGGGGGTGTCTAAGTCTACGAATAAGGAAATCCTATCAAGCAAGTGCTCATTTTGGAGTATTTGATGTTTAAAGCGCTCTCCTGTGGGGATTAACAAACATACACTCAGACAAGACGGGACCTTTACCAAAGTCCCCATATCCTACTTTTCAGTCAAGCTTGCTCTTAAGGATTTACGACAGGCTTTCAATTACAACACCCTTTGCTCAGAACTCTATCATCTTGATTTACTGTACATTAATCTGGATTCTCTAGCAGGGTCCATTTGAGCAGAGACCCGTCAAAACCACGGGGGCTTATCTATGAAAATAGACGAGGCAGTTATTTTGATCATAGAGGTGCTACAGGTCATCATTACAGAGAAAAAACGACTACAGTTGGTGAAAAGGGGGAGACTTAAGATTTAAAGGGGCAGTATCTTTCAACTGATTTCTTGTTTTTGAATGTTTGAGGTGATTGATATGTTCGTGGCCTGAGGCGGGAGGAGAGGAGTTCTACAGCTCGTGTTACATACCCGAGCAGTTTAGTTATTTGAGAGTTTACACACGACCTTTTCCGGCGTTTCTGTTTTGGCTGATTCAAAATGGACATGGGCCACTGTGCAGTCACACACTACCTCCGTCTCAAGAGCCTGTCAGCTAAAGAGGTCCTCGAGGACATGGTGGTAACACCCCGGGAGGGTGCCCCTCCTTACATCCTGGTGAAGAAGCGGACtgctgaattcaaatgtggcaGGGAGCCTGGAGGATGGGCGCCATCCTGGGAGGCCGGTGACCGCTACCACGCTGGAGATCATTGACTACAAAGGGATCCGTACGTTTTAATGtaggagaaaaataaatgtgctaGGTCTTGAAATCGACTCCTCCATCCTCAGGCCATGTACTTATCAACCAGCCGTTGTTTATATCTTGTACAGCTTGTTAACTTTACGTGTGAGGACCTTCTTGTCTAAACTGGAGTGTTCATAAACGGGAGTGAAACGTGTTGATAGACTGGTTGGGATGACGTCTGGGAAAATTGCATAGAAGGAAAAACTAAGTTGAGTCTTAAATTGGGGGAGAAAACATCTTTTTCTTTGGGACGTCCTCTAAAACAAATCACTGCATTAAGCCAGAAACAACAAAAGGTTGAGTCAGGTATTTGAACTTTTTAACAAATATAAACGAAGTGTAATTCACTCCCACAATTCCCTTTGAATGCCACTGCCTATTCATAGTTCAGACCCACAAGGTGCTCAATGACAAATGTGTGGGCACTGCAAAGGGGAAAATCTTAGCAATGCTAGCAGACTTAGAATAGTACATAGTTTGAGCTTACTATGGGTTACATGTATGTGACTGAAGCCTTCACCTTACATGTTCCAAATATGGAGACACGGTGGGGAAAACCTCTCAGGGGTTAACTAAATACACTCAAACACTAATTGTGAGACGATTTAAAAGGCCCTTCTTTTGTGAAATGACATTAAAAGCGTACTGTCTCTTTGAATCCCATTGAATCCCTGGGGTTGGAAATGACAGGGGGTCAACTTATGTCTGCCTTTTTGATatttccacctcctcccaccctTTACACTAACCCCCAGCTCCTTTCAGGTGGTTTTCAGCCTGACTTGACTCCCACCAGTCCCATCAGTCCATCTGTGCTCATGGACTTGGGGCGCTCCAAGGGGAAGCCCAAGGCTCTACTCCACACCAGCTGAGCCAGCACACCGAGGGCTCGGGAGACACCAAAGAGCACCGTGTAGTAATTCATCTCAGTCATTCCATAGTACTGTACACAGGGGGAAGGAGACACCATGTCAGGATTTGTATTTGGAACCAGAACATGACATTTACATTGAAGATTGAAGCGCATCACTTGCgtctcacctgcagcagcactcCACTGTGAGCGTCCACGTTGGGCCAGGGGTTCTTGGCCTTACCCTGCTCCAACAGCACATTGGGGACAATCTTGTAAAGCTGGGCGACCAACTTGAACATGGGGTCATTGGGCAGATGCTTCAGAGCAAATTCACGCTGGCAGGCGTAACGTGGGTCCGTCTTCCTCAGGACAGCATGACCATAGCCTGGCACCACCTGCAGCCCATAGAGAGGAGACGGTTTCCTCAACATTTGAACTGTGCCAAGATCCAACTACAACCAATACTTGTAATCTGTGCCAAGCATTTTTAGAATAACCACAACTGAGCGTGTAAGAGGAGTGTGTTTTTTACCCTTCCAGATTTGAGTGTGTTCCAGATGTAATCCCTCATCTGCTCATCAGACACCTCCCCTCCCATCTCCTTCTGCAGAGCAGTCAGCCACACCAGCACCTCCTGAAAGATAAAGACGACAATGCAAATTACATGAAAGACAATTACATAGAAGAACATGATCATGAAGGAATTATAAATGTTTGCATCATAAAAAAGCCCAAATCATAAATATGTgaggaaataaatgtttgatataATCGTGATACTGATTTAAAGTCATATAGCGCAGCCCTAGCCTCAGTAATTAATGTCAGCGTGACGCAGCCAGCTCGGACGATACCAGGACCCAGAGAGTGTAGCAGCTAAGTGGAATTAGATTTATTAGTAGCAGCTGtgcctctccagcagcagcatgacaaaatgtctttcagaaaaaaaaaaaaaacactttacttCTGAtgccaggaaaaaaaactgaatcttcCACGTGTGAGtaaaaaacaaagggaaatgGCGATTAGTTTTGTACAAACCTGATTGGCTAGACCGTGCAGAGGACCAGCCAGACCATTCATGGCGGCGCTGAAGGACAGGTAGGGGTCAGACAGAGCACTTCCCACCAAGTGGCTGGTGTGGGCACTGACATTGCCTCCTTCATGATCACTGAAACATTGAAAAACAGATTAGAACAGTGTTGTGGCcaaagaaatagttttttttctttcaaagacATTTAATCTACATTAAATCTTGGATTTGGAAACGGAGCATACATCCTCAGAACCAATAACAGAATCTAACAGAAAGTGGCACCTGTGGATGGTGAGGTAGAGTCTCATTAGCTCAGTGAACTGGGTATCACTGTAGCCCAGCATGTTGGTGAAGTTGTGGGACCAGTCCAGGTTGGAGTCGATGGCTCCGATACTGCTGCCTTCACGATACAGGTTGCGATAGATCTTGGCAGCAATGCATGGCAGCTTGGCGATCAAGTCCATGGAGTCTTCATAGACAAACTAAGAGAGGCAATGTAAAAGTACCAAATTCAATGGCAGTCCATTTTTGTTCATAAAGACATTTCACTCAGAAACACCAGATGAATATTTCCATCCTAGATGACATGAAAAAGATAAACTCACCTCCCAGTACTTGGTCTTGTGGACGCCCTCAGAGTAAGCCCGTGCAAAGCTGCTCTCGCTGTTCAGAGCTGTGATGGCAGCACTGAACTGAGACATTGGGTGCAGGTTTGTGGGGAAGTTATCCAACATGGTGACAACGTGAGAGGGAAGTGCGGCTCTCTTCGCCCACTCTTTGGACACCCAGTTCACCTGGAGAGAAAGAATCACACAATATTAAGTGAGGGACCTGAAGGACTTGATTTTCTGCTACAGACACAGTTAGTACAGTAGCTTTTCTTTGCCAGCAAATCTTGATCTGCAGAACTGTTGCAGATGATGGTCTAAAGTTATCTTCCTTTGCTGATTGATTAAATAACAGATGCATTAACTCATACATCATGTCAGATCAAATAGGGTAAAGATGTGAAAGCTATTGATTCAGTGAATTGTGGTCAGCTAGAGAGATGAATGGTTTTCTTTACAACACTCTACCAGGACATGGCTGGCAGCAATGAAATGCTTATTTAAAGTACAAACAGCATCTTGTTTCCTAGTCGTAAGGGTTTTGTAGGATTAAACATTCAACAATATGAGCATTTGGACAATTAGATGTTTTCTGTTCTTCATGCACTGAGCTTCagcacatttaatttgaaataaaacagcGGAGACTACATTAAAGTAAAAGTGCAGTAGCTCAGAGATCAATAAATGTGCAACTGTTTGAAATCATCTAACACTACATACTGATGAATCGTTTTAAATGCTTATGCTGCCAAACAGCTTCTGATCcactttttcatgtttattccAAAGTGACAGAATATTATGTCTCACGTGTTGCGGCTCAAGTCACCTTTATCTGACATTTGTCATTCTGCAGGAGTAATCGGTTTTGATTATGCTGCTAGAGCTGTGACGGTATGGATTTTTTCACACTGACGCCTCTGACCCGCTAcagtttaaacattaatttgtttgaaatgccacaatatcaacactaaTCACCACAGACAATGGAGCCGTCcatggctccctgggtgtctgcccATCACCTTCTGTGCTGACTCTTGAGTACAATGAACACACTAGCTTCAGCACTGCTCTCACTCTTACCTGCTCCTCGGTGGGCACCTGCCCTGTGACCAACAGCCAGAAGAGACCCTCGGGCAGCGGCTCCTCACCTCCTGGAGCTTTAGGCAGCAACTGCTGACACTCTGGAATGCTATAGCCCCTAAAACGGATGCCCTGTTTGTCAAAAGAGAGTGGGGGTTAAAACCTGAAAACCTAATATTGGCTTTGAAAATTCAGTGTGGTCAAGCTGTCCACATGAGCTCTAGTTCTACAGCTTCAGTGAGAAAGCAATCTGGTAAGTGCCTTTGAAGAAGGCTGGTCTCTAACAGCCAATTTAAACCAAAGCTTAAATTATAGCCACTTTAAGATTGTCTACAATCATGAAGCTCATACTTTGACTCTCAGCAGATTGAATAACACAGCATTTTCAAAGCTGATACTAATAAATATTTGCCAGCTAAGAAATTCAATATCAATACATCCACtaatattgttttcttcttaCATTTCACAGACTGTTAACAATCTATATGTATCTTGACAGAACTGTTTATTTCACagttggaaaaaaagaggacCTGTCAGTGCTCACTGACAGACACTGTATTGTCCCTAGCCTGAAAGTTTTGTCTGAACACATTTGTTGGCCTTGCTTCAATACCGACCTCCTCAGGATCCAAAACAGAGGTCTCGTACACCAGACCCTTCATCCCCCTCATACCTCCATAGACCTGTGgatgaaaaaaatagaaaacacaagCCCATAAAGTTATGAGATACTGAAGTATTTTactgaaacaaagaaataatcCAAAAGCCATTTAATTTAGCACCTGTAATAATACACAAAGGACGACAAGAAAATTAATCTGAGAATCTAAACAAAGCACTaactgtttatttgttgttttaaagtgaaaagaaattcctCAAAGATCCACATGGCTACGAGGGAGAGGGGAAGTGACTGTTAAGCAGAAGATGACGCAGTCTTTGCAGTGgtgaggtcagtgtgtgtgtttatggcaACTGTACAAATCTGAAACTGGCAGCATGCAGTAGAGGTTTTAGTGACGCAGCTAAAATGTCTGTCGGCAGGAAGCAGTTCGTATTGTGATCTTTAAGGGAGTTCATCGGACAATGATACCTGACAGTAAATACTACCGGGCAGGCCTTGACGGATTGGGTGGGGTTGCCATACCACAGCTATTATGCATCATGACTGGTGATCCACATGGCTTGATGTCTAACTGGTTTGGAATTGTTGTGAGATTCTGATTCattatctattatttattttgtctcccCTCCCCAGGTTTACTCACCATGTCAACAGTAACCTGTCCTATGTTGGTTTTGCCATACTGTTGTTTGAAGTTCTTGATCCTGGTCTGTTCTTTGGGGATGAGATCTGCCAGAATATCCTTCAGATTCTGTAAAGACACAATATCTAAATCAGTGAGGCACCAAATCAAACATCTACACACTACactttcagaaataaataatatatctcAAGTGACAATGATCAGCATTATCTTCTCCAATTACTACACCCAAGTTACATAAttacatttaagaaaaaaaacctggggaaaaaaacataagtaAGCAGACACCCGTGGAGTGAACTTACTGTTGTTGATACGCTGGCATTTCTGGCTGCCACAAGGAAGGTGGCATTCTGTGGAGtagataaagaaataatattaGTAACATGACAAAAGGGGTTAAAAATGATTTCAAGATTGTTGCAGCATGTCTGGTTACCAAGGCTTGTTATGTATGAAACCAGACAACCTTGTAGTGGCTCTAAACATCGAGTTCCTGTAAATTACCTTTTGACCTCATTCACAtggaagataaaaacaaatttcaaaacTAATCCCTCTTCAGTAGATTCTGAACAGTGAGAAACGCTGCACAAAAAGTCATCTTCAGACTCTTCATATTATTATAGGAGGTTCTTTGAAACAGTTTTACTTTGAGCATGAGTCCAGGATTTCAATTAagccttttattgttttactgcCAAACACTTAATTCCTGTGGGCGTcatgaaaaaaaattcaacttgtttctgtttttttatcccTGTTGTAGTGAATTGGCTCAGTTCTACAACTATTCTTACAAACATTACACTAAAATAAACATGGGTGAGGAGCTTGGGCTATTCACAACTAACAGGTGCAACAAGCCACTACTAGTAAGAATTGTTTGTAGACATTCCTCATCAGATGTATGAGGATTACCCTTTTAAAAGTGAGGGCTTGTGAGCATGTTGAGTGAGTCACAGAGATACAGCAGTGTGTGTTATTAAAATAACACCAGTTGATGCTGTCCTTGATACttaaagctgtaaaataaaCCTTTGCTTTGTAGAAggcaaataaaatacaaatcagCTTAGTCACAACTTGAATGATTGATGCTACTTGAGGAAATATGTGGTATACAGAAAGTTTGTCTCCTTCATGCCTGCACATGAAAGGAAATTAATTCTAATATGAAAGAGTGTTCAAATTCAATAAGCTCTGAACAGCATTAAACTTGTATTCACATGAGGCCAAAGTAAATAAAGtggtttttataaatgtttggcTTGAATGAGACAAGCAACAGGCAGTTTAACAACCAGAGCAATGAGATGGACAAAGAGGGAACCATCGATCACCACCTATTTTGGGAAATAAGTCAAGGACAAGGCCAAATATTTGACAGTTCTATAGTTTCAAATGTGAGCATTtgctcttttttatttgcttatGTCATAGTCAACTGAATTTGGGGCAGATTTTCAATGGTTATTTAGTGTtaagacattttgtgtttttatattttatagacaaagaaaatcaatttgGCAAAAATACTTGTTGTATCCTCATGAGAAAAAATACAGGCGATTTTCAGTGCTTCCAATTGAGTTGAAGTTCATGAGAGGTTAACGAAATAAGAAACCAAATTTTCTTGAGCAATTTCTGATGACTCTTAAGTCTTACACTGTTGCTGAAATTTGGATAAGACAATGTGATatcattttctgtttgacaTAATGGGACTGTTCTCAAGTAAAGAAAATGTGAGAATAGTAAATGGTGTTGGAAGTGCAGTAACAACGGTGAGAAGTTgagcctcctgctgctgctcatcatcGTAACAGGACTCCACTGACAGTTTATCAAAATCATCAATGCGTGAGGGGAGACAGGTGACAGCTCGCTCGGCTATGCATTGGATCCCCTCCCCACAACTACAAGTGGATAAGCGTCCAACAAGGCCAGCAGAGACAAAAGGTAGGCCCTTGcgtcaccacagacacacaccacccaGCTGAGAGTAGGATTATGTAACAGCTCCGGGTCTTAAACATAGAGTGTCCGATTTCCTTAGTCCCCAAGCAACCTCCAACGGCAGAACTCCCAACTTCTGGGAGAAAGGTTAGAGTAACAACACTACACAGAAAGGGTAAAGAAGTCAGCCCGCAGGCTCTTTGTTTAAGGAAACACATGACATACTCATTTACATGTTATCTAACAATTCACTAAGTCAACAAAAGTGAACATACAACTTAGCTGCAGGGAGAAAAGCTGAAAGTACACTAAGAAAACCAATTTCACTCAATTTTGTAACAAGCATTAGTTGAATCCACAATTTCTCCCCCTTTGCCCTAAACTTTTAAGAATCAAGTATTGACGATATAACCTCTGTACACATAAAGGAAACTACATCTTTATCCATGTCTCAACATATGAATTGCATAACTTTCGGTAATAGTTCAGACACTTAACACTTTATAGTCATGGAAAGTTGTGTAAAGTACAAAAACCAGCTGACTAATACTAATAAAAATCTCCTGACCAAAGATTACAACTGATAGGAGGGACAGGATGAGGGTGCCACTGGTTAAAAGCATGTATCACTAATTGCAAGACAGATAACAGGGAGTCATTTCCCCATAGATTGTACAGAGTTCAAGGATTTACACCACTCAGTCACAGATTACTtgaaatggaggaggaagatcTGATAATAGACGCTCAGGTGGTGGATGACCCAAGCTGAGGGGGGTCACGTACTGTATGTAGTCTGGCCTGCGAGGTCAGCTGAGTAGGGCAGAGTGTGAGTCACAGAAAGGGGGCTTACTCTGTTGCTGATTGTCAGATAATATAGTATAATAACCCACATTGACTATTAGAACAACCCACCTCCTATTTATAATAAGATCGGGTGAATCTGCTTTTATcgccaagcaggtttacacatgaaaggaatttgctgtggtgcatttgtgcatgtgtgaataaaactaattaaatataacaaaataccGTAAGCAGCAGGGGGTGGATTGTGCAATaaggtgtatatatatatatatatatataaagagagagagagagagagaggatgttcATCATTTATGTGAGAGTTGCTCGCACTTGAACATCCAGAGTTGAATCTAAATGTTGAAATAACTTTAAAACtcagaacacaacacagacgTAGAGGACCTCATGGAAAGATTTGCTTTTGGGTAAGTGTCTGAAATCTTTACGTGAAGGTCACCGGGGGTGGAGAGGAATAACCACGATGGGGTTGAGTCTGAAAGCAACTACGGTGACTTGAAATCGAcggaaaatatatatatatatctttaataACCAATCAAAGATCATGTGAAGTGGCCACTGCTGCAGGAAGAAACTTGTCCAGGCTGTGACACCACCAGGCCGGCACGAAGAGCAGCGGGATttaagctaatgttagctaacAAGACTCATTCAAAGGCAAGCGGGACTCGAACATGTTAACATAGATACACATGTGAAGTCAAAGTGAATGAAAACTTAAAGCTGCGGCCCAGTGTTCGGTTATTAATAGTTATTATTAGCCGCGCGCTCTCTCGGCCCAACAGCATTTCACAATGTGGTTGGAAGCGGCTAAGCTAGCTGACGCCAGCTAGCATGCACGTTAGCTTCCCCGGGTAAAGTACTTGACAGAGGAGATATGGCGTCGAGCCGCCGAAGTAAGGCTCTTACCTTGGAGTTGAGGAGTCTGGGCGCCAGGCGGCTGAAGGTGAGGAGCGACATGTTGTCTGCGGTACTTCCACGTCTGTTCAGCTGAGGACGCCGCTGCCAGTTGCACCGCGGAGCTGGTTGAAGGTGCCCCTCCGGAAGGTTGAAGAGGGATTCAGGCCCGCAAGCAGCCGACTCGTTGATTGGGCGAGGCGCCGGATCGCTGCCGCAGCGTagagggatctgattggctaGAGCGTCACAGGGAGCGAGCCGATTGGCTGGAggccctcccccctccctgtgTGTTACGATGGAttagatagatcgatagatggagagacagaTCGATCGATCGATatttgatagatagatagatagatagatagatagatagatagatagatagaaagaaagaaagaaagaaagaaagaaagaaaaatatatattttagacCGATCGATAGGTCGACcaatagatagaaagaaagatagaaagaccGGTAGcaagagatagatagatagatagatggagagatcGATAGATAGAGAGATCGATAGCTGGACAAATCGAtcgatagacagatagatagatagatagaaagacagatagaaagaatagaaagaaagatagaaagacagatagatagaataaaaagaaagaaagatagacagatagatagatagaaagaaagaaagatagacagatagatagatagaaagacagatagatagaataaaaagaaagaaagaaatatagacagatagatagaaagacagatagatagatagaatagaaggaaagaaagaaatatagacagatagatagagagatagatagaaagaaagaaaaggatatATGTTAGACAGATCGATAGGTTGACCAATAGACAGAAcgatagaaagaaagatagatagatagatagatagatagattgattgatagattgattgatagatagatagcctCTAAATGTTAAAGGGAGTGATTGTAGTTTCACGGCAGCCACTGATTCATAATGTGTGATGCAGGAGTACATATGTATTTGCTTTGTTGTTTGGttatatatttttagtttttgtagTCATTTATGTGAAACAGTGAACGTCTTGGGACGCAAGAGCTTTCTGATAATGAAGTGcaatcttatctcatcttatctcatcttatcttattttaggGAAGCGTGGGTTTTGTATTGTCTACCCTAAATTATGTAAATTGGATGGACAGACTAATAGAAGAACCTGTCCATACAACACTATAGAATTACACTACACACTGTATAACCGGAATAATCATACAGTTGACTcaacttaaaacattttaacaaaaactGAACATCAAAACCTTAATAAAAGGAGGATTAATGGCATTCAATATAGGTTTCTCTATAAAGAACTCCCAACTGAGTGAATATGTAATGAGCAGTGTCATGTTTTTGGTGATCCATTTCAAACCCTGTGGACCTGATCTTCAGTCTTTTAGAGCAATAACAGCAGATATAAGTCGCTGTTAATGCCACCATCATTCTTCAGCAGATATCAACCACTATTAACCAAGCATTTCATAGTTATCCATCCAGATGACTCTGTTAGGCTACAGCCATGATGAGAagtaaacaaaccaaactaataATTTGCTGTAAAACAAGAAGttcaaactttattgtcaaggggaataaaaggagtAAGGAGTAGCTGGTTGTTTCGTGTCGGGCATTCATTTTCAAACCAACTGCATGCAGTTTACTGGTATGGTTTGGTTGATAGCTTGATGGTCAAGCCCACAAGCTAAATGTATTTGTAACATAATGGCTCAACAG
This sequence is a window from Paralichthys olivaceus isolate ysfri-2021 chromosome 6, ASM2471397v2, whole genome shotgun sequence. Protein-coding genes within it:
- the cs gene encoding citrate synthase, mitochondrial, whose protein sequence is MSLLTFSRLAPRLLNSKNATFLVAARNASVSTTNLKDILADLIPKEQTRIKNFKQQYGKTNIGQVTVDMVYGGMRGMKGLVYETSVLDPEEGIRFRGYSIPECQQLLPKAPGGEEPLPEGLFWLLVTGQVPTEEQVNWVSKEWAKRAALPSHVVTMLDNFPTNLHPMSQFSAAITALNSESSFARAYSEGVHKTKYWEFVYEDSMDLIAKLPCIAAKIYRNLYREGSSIGAIDSNLDWSHNFTNMLGYSDTQFTELMRLYLTIHSDHEGGNVSAHTSHLVGSALSDPYLSFSAAMNGLAGPLHGLANQEVLVWLTALQKEMGGEVSDEQMRDYIWNTLKSGRVVPGYGHAVLRKTDPRYACQREFALKHLPNDPMFKLVAQLYKIVPNVLLEQGKAKNPWPNVDAHSGVLLQYYGMTEMNYYTVLFGVSRALGVLAQLVWSRALGFPLERPKSMSTDGLMGLVGVKSG